A genomic stretch from Ictalurus punctatus breed USDA103 chromosome 2, Coco_2.0, whole genome shotgun sequence includes:
- the LOC108259307 gene encoding kelch-like protein 10 has translation MSKKEQEKGMVRKVYAMSCNNINELRLEKHLSDVVIIVDSAEFHVHKIILCGCSPYFMALFTHGWYPPDKLRYSIPNVSAEIMELIVEYAYIRCVNITEKNVYKLLIAADYMLVSSLVNECCAFLKAQLCPENCVNIWHFARSHFCEKLNQQAFRFILHNFEEMVRLSEEFLDLMVEQLSEIIEKDELNVNQESVVFEAVLQWIKHAPCKRKAHIGVLLPKVRLGLLTHDYLMNNVSNNVLVMDDMTCKPIITSLLMGIDDLNPSLSLSSDLTRLRLPSTVLLAIGGRGRSNPANSIEAYDTRAARWVFIKCNDEIPLTDHRAVYLNGFVYCIGGFVREIYDDDSFRRVRRFDPITKTWAQVSPMRSCRCNVSVCVLDGHIYAMGGVDKIDYLNTVERYEPENDRWSMIAPMHEKRSASSATVLNGKVYVCGGIHKTTYLSTGEYYSPQVGVWTVILPMMIRRCGLGVVAYGGHVYAVGGYDGVNHLRDVEVYNPQTNVWRKGPAMNIQRSNFGIEVLDDLLFVAGGDNGTITMDEVECYDDKTSEWHAVKNMGISRCALSCCVLSGLPNMAEYAAPRDDPYGEKM, from the coding sequence ATGAGTAAAAAGGAACAAGAGAAGGGAATGGTGAGGAAGGTGTATGCGATGTCCTGCAACAACATCAATGAGCTGCGGTTAGAGAAGCATCTCTCTGACGTAGTCATCATTGTGGACAGCGCTGAGTTCCACGTGCACAAGATCATCCTGTGCGGCTGCAGCCCGTACTTCATGGCTCTCTTCACCCACGGCTGGTACCCTCCTGATAAGCTCAGGTACAGCATCCCTAATGTTTCTGCCGAGATAATGGAGCTGATCGTGGAGTACGCGTATATAAGATGTGTTAACATCACGGAGAAAAACGTGTATAAGCTGCTGATTGCTGCTGATTATATGTTGGTGAGCAGCCTGGTGAACGAGTGCTGTGCGTTCCTGAAGGCTCAGCTGTGTCCAGAGAACTGTGTTAACATCTGGCATTTTGCTCGCTCCCACTTCTGTGAGAAGTTGAATCAGCAGGCCTTCCGGTTTATCTTGCACAACTTTGAGGAGATGGTGCGCCTCTCTGAGGAGTTCCTGGACCTGATGGTTGAGCAGCTGAGCGAGATCATCGAGAAGGACGAACTGAACGTGAACCAGGAAAGCGTGGTGTTCGAGGCCGTCTTACAGTGGATCAAACATGCGCCATGTAAACGGAAAGCACACATAGGAGTGTTACTGCCCAAGGTGCGTCTGGGGCTACTGACGCACGATTACCTCATGAACAATGTGAGCAACAACGTTTTAGTGATGGACGACATGACATGTAAGCCGATCATCACCAGCCTTCTAATGGGCATCGATGACCTCAACCCGAGCCTTTCTCTCAGCTCTGATCTCACGAGACTCCGCCTGCCCAGCACTGTTCTGCTGGCCATCGGTGGCCGGGGCCGCAGTAATCCCGCCAATTCCATAGAAGCATACGATACGCGAGCAGCACGCTGGGTGTTCATCAAGTGTAATGACGAGATTCCACTAACcgatcacagggcagtgtatcTGAACGGCTTTGTGTACTGCATCGGAGGATTCGTCAGGGAGATTTACGACGACGATAGCTTCAGAAGAGTTAGAAGGTTTGACCCCATCACCAAAACCTGGGCTCAGGTGAGCCCCATGCGCTCTTGCCGGTGTaacgtgagcgtgtgtgtgctggatgGTCATATCTATGCGATGGGAGGAGTCGATAAAATCGATTATCTGAATACGGTCGAGCGATATGAACCTGAGAATGATCGGTGGAGCATGATCGCGCCAATGCACGAAAAAAGGAGCGCCTCTAGCGCTACAGTACTAAATGGCAAAGTGTACGTATGCGGAGGGATTCACAAGACCACATATTTGTCCACGGGGGAGTATTACAGTCCTCAGGTGGGAGTGTGGACCGTCATCCTCCCCATGATGATCAGAAGGTGTGGACTGGGCGTGGTCGCGTACGGAGGGCACGTTTATGCTGTTGGGGGATATGATGGTGTTAATCACCTAAGGGATGTAGAGGTGTATAATCCTCAGACCAACGTGTGGAGAAAAGGTCCAGCCATGAACATCCAGCGCAGCAACTTCGGCATTGAGGTGCTGGACGATCTCCTGTTCGTTGCTGGAGGAGATAACGGCACTATCACCATGGATGAAGTGGAGTGTTATGATGACAAGACTTCTGAATGGCATGCAGTCAAAAACATGGGGATTTCCCGCTGTGCTCTGAGCTGCTGTGTACTGTCTGGTTTACCAAACATGGCCGAGTATGCCGCGCCCCGAGACGATCCCTACGGAGAGAAAATGTaa